The Gracilibacillus caseinilyticus genome segment TACTTTCCTCTTGCTCGCATCTTAATAGAGACCCCTAATCTGACACTACTCTCAAAAACCCTAATATTTACTATTATTACGTGTAGCTTTGGAATAAAGTTTGATCATTTTCTATTATGTTTTTCCGCAATCATCCTATTTCTGAATACTGGATAATGCAACTATGAGCTTACCATGATTTTTAAGTCGTTAATTATTTATAAACGTTCATAATCGCAGTGGTTACCCATACCCTTCTTACAAAGTTCAGTATCCTTATCATTATTAATCTTTATTTTGTAATCATTGATTAATACCTTTTATTGCACCAAAATGCATTCCTTCATGATAGAGACAAAAGCTTAAACATTCAGCAACACTGCTAATCTGCAGTCCTGTAGAAGAATTATATATTCCCTTCAACAATTCTTCTATTCTCTCCGATAAAATTGCTTCTATTCTTTCCATTTGTTCATTTAATAAGACGATTAGCTCTTCTATCGTTGGAGTATCGATAGACCAATCTTTTGGAGATGTACCTGGATCAAAAAGTTCAGGGAAATGATTAGGTACAGTGATTTTTTCACCTGTAAGTTGAAAAACAAATTTTTCAGTTACCATGTATATATGACCTAAATTCCATATGATATTATTATTTAATCCTGCAGGTACAACTTCGAATCGATTTTCATTCACACCTTTTACATATTCAATCGTAGCCTTCCGTACAAATTTTAACTGTTGAAATAGATAATGACTCATTTAATAACTCATCCTTTCT includes the following:
- a CDS encoding DinB family protein, with the protein product MSHYLFQQLKFVRKATIEYVKGVNENRFEVVPAGLNNNIIWNLGHIYMVTEKFVFQLTGEKITVPNHFPELFDPGTSPKDWSIDTPTIEELIVLLNEQMERIEAILSERIEELLKGIYNSSTGLQISSVAECLSFCLYHEGMHFGAIKGINQ